The genomic segment CATACGCGGCCCTGCCCTGACCACTGAAAACGGAAGGCTTCAGGGCATGGACGAGATAGTCTTCGAAACAGTCGTCACCAACGGTCTGAAGGGTGACTTTGGCATAATGCCTGCTTTCGGCAAAGACCCGAATATCAAACCCTACATTGGGGACATTTGGGCATACCTGCAAGCCGTCAAAGACGGCAAGATAACAGGGGCGCTGGAAGAGATGGGTCAAAAGAAAAAGAAGTATGGCGGATGGGAGTGACCTGATCGCGCCTTGAGCCGCAGCGTTCTGGGGAATAAGTTCAGATCGCGGGCCGGGTACATTAGATTTACTCTAACATCCAGTCACCCACCGGAGCCCTCAGAGTCACCGACGAAGGCACTAACCCAAGCGGGACATTTGTCTTGATGGCTTGAGTCAACGGCGGGTCGCGGAAGTATCCGCGACCCGCGGCTGTGATCATGACATTCCACGAACACAAAACGAATAGCCAACACGGAAAGCTATACACGTGACTCGGACACGCACCAGGCGTGACACTTTGGCGCACTCTGAATTGTGACAGGGTCGCTTGTCGCTTTCGCAGCCAAGGGGCAAAAAATATGTTGAGAGCAGGAATCACGGGCAACCATGGCGTGACGCGGTTGCGCATCGCGGCGATCGTAATATTCGCTGTAGCCGCGTCATCGTGTACACCCGAGTCGGAAGAAGAAGACGGAAAAACAGCCGCGGAAAGCGGTGAACGCGCCTCCGAACCCCGACAACCTTCAGAATCCCGAAATCAAGGCGCCTCCACAAGCGCTGCCGCACAAGGGCAGCGCAGCGTCAAAGCATCGGGCGAGCAAGCGGCCAGTGAGTCTGAACGCGATGTCTTTCGCGTGTGCGCCGATCCCCATAACCTGCCGTTTTCCGACAGGGCCGAGAGAGGTTTCGAAAACAAGATCGCGGACTTGATGGCCGGAGAGCTGGATCTGCCGGTGGAATATTATTGGGTGCCGCAGCAGATGGGTTTCGACCGTTTGAGCCTGAAAGGCTGGAACGAGCAGGAACAACGCTTTCAATGCGACCTCGTCATGGGCACCACCAGCCTGGACGTGGGCACGATCACCACCCCTTATTACGCATCGACCTACACGCTGGTCTATTCAAGGGACGGAAAACTGGGCGATCTCGACGCGGCGCAGGATTTTATCGCCAAGGCGCGGGCCGACGGGACCTTGCGCATCGGCACATTCGACGTGGGCCCCGGCGCCGCGTGGCTGCAGCAAAACGGTTTGCTGACTCAGTTGGAGCCGTATCAGGCTCAGAGCGGTAGCCGCGCCGTGACGCCGGCGAGAATCGTCAAGGATGTGGTGGATGACAAGATCGACGCGGCGCTCGTGTGGGGTCCGATCGGCGGCTTTTACGCCCAACAGTACAAGACCGCAAACTTGGAAGTCCTTCCGTTGAAGTCACAAGGCATCCGCTTCGAATACGGCATCTCAATGGGTATGCGCTATGGCGAAGACGAGTGGATGCAGACGATCGAGCGCCTGATCGCAGAGAACAAGGATCAGATGCACAAAGTACTCGCCGGATACAATGTCCCGCTGGTTGAAATTCCCAAAGAGGACTTGGTGCAAGAGGATGACGATGACTAATCCCCCTGGATCGATAGGCAATGCGTCGGTAAGCACTGAATCGATGTATAAAGGACTAGGCATAATCGCCATCACCGTCGCGTCACTGATGGCCGTCAGTCTCTTCGCGGGATTTGCGATAGCCACGCCAGACAATGCGTTTTCCCGGGCGAACACCTTGTTGTTTCTAACCAATCACCTGGATAACGTTCGGGCCCCGTCTACCCTGCACTACGCTTTCGAAAAGCGTGGCCCAATGGAAGAGGAATACAAGGACAGCATCGATATAACGGTGTCGCCAGAAAAAGAAAGTGGCGGGAAAACGGCAAAGGTCAGATACTTCACCGGTGCGCGCAACCAGTACATAGCGCCCATCTCCGATGTACAGGGCAACCCCATTATTTCGATGTTCCTGCAGCGTGATGTCAATGACATGGCGCAGCGCACCGAAGGCTCCTCGATTTATTTCCAGAACGCAATCAAGGTGGCACTGGAAAATCAGGCCGAGGTAAAAGCGGTCACGTTCGAATATGACGGCCGGAAGGTTAATGGCAGCCAGATCAGTATTGTGCCTTATCGTGACGATCCGCGCCGCGCGCAAATCGAGCCGTACGCGGACAAATATTACGTTTTTCTAATGGCTGACGCCGTGCCGGGCGAAGTTTACCAATTGCGTAGCGTGGTACCCTCCGGGTCCAGGCAGGCCGGACAGGAAGCCCCTGAAACGCTGCTGGAAGAGGTCGTTACCCTCGGCGCCGTCGAGCCGCTGGCCCAAAAAGAGAGAGTAGAATGATACGCAACATTCGACCATCGCTAACTCGCCAAGTCTGCCTCCTACTGCTAGGCGCCTTTCTGATCTCACCGCTTGCAGCGCACAGCCGTGAGGCGACTGTCGCCGTAGCGGCTTTCGATCTGCTCGATACCAGCCTGCAAGGCGAGATGATGCCAAGCTCCAGCAAGCCCGACAAAAAGCGCCTTGCAAGGACAATGCAGCAGCTGGCTCGGCAACTCGATGATTCGAAATTCTTCACAATCGTCGGCACCGAGGCCGCGGCGCGGATCAGCGCGCAGTTAAGACAGAATCAGGTGTACCTGCATGACTGCAACGGATGCGAAATGCGCATTGGCAAAACCGTGAAATCCGATTATGTACTGGTCGGGTGGGTGCAGAAGGTCAGTAACCTGATCCTCAATCTGAACGTGGTGTTGCGCGAGGTGCCGAGTGGCAAGGATGTTGTAGGCGCATCGGTGGATATGCGCGGCAATACCAACGAAGCCTGGTCGCGCGCGGCCACTTATCTTCTGGAGAACTCGTTCTTTCCTGATTATGAGAAAGTGCGGAAAAGCAGCGATCAATAAACTGCGGTAACCCGATAACCTTGCGCTTCCAGTCCCTGTAGCAATCCTTCTTCGCCCGGCAAGTGCAGTGCGCCGATCGCGATGAAGGCGTTGCCCGCTTCCAGATACGGGCCCAGACGCTTCAGCATCCGCTGGCTCCGGTCATCCAGAAGGCGCTCGCTGAATCTTCGCGAGGCGGCTGCATTGGAGGTTTCATAGCGCATGCTCACATTCAGCATGCCGCTCAAATCACGGTTATAGTAGCGATGCGTCAGCGCTTGGGCCTGTTTTTCGATCAGCGAGCGGTTACATACCGTATCCATCACTATCTCGCGTTGGTGGGATAGTGGGATGTTCTCCAGCGCGGCCACCAGTTCCGTGACCGTCTCCAGGCCACCCACTGGTATTTTCCGCTGTCGCGCCGTTGTTTCCAGCATTTGATCGAGCGTCGGGGCGCCCGTGGGTATGGGTCTGGACAGTAAATTAAAAGCCGCCCATGGTTTTAGCCGCAAGGCCGTTTGTCGATCGACGCCATAATCCGCCAGCAGGTCCAGCAGGCGCTTGCGGAACGGTTGCTCGAAAAGTGAGTCCAGATTCGGCGCGGGGTTAGAGAGCATCTGCCGCCGGTAATACGCCACCGCAGAATCATCCATTACCGTCTCGGCGACGAAACGATCAGCTTTCACCAGCGCGAGCGCCACGGCCGGAGGAAGCCTTGTGATCTGCAAATGAATAGTGCCAAAAAGATAGCTGGCGGGCGTGCCGCGACGTTCGACCTTCCAAAGCATGCCGATGACGCGCGGGTTTACATCCGGCGCATTGTTGGAGCTTGGCACAAAGGTCCGCTCGGGCTGACAGGCTTCGCTCTCGGCCAGCACGTCTAACGGGGCCAAACAGCACAAAAGCGCGACGCCATGCGCGATGTTTTTGCTTGGTAGCTTCATGACCGCACTATTGCACCGCGAAGTTCAATATCCTGCGCAGCATAATATTCAGCTTGCGCGAGAACG from the Gammaproteobacteria bacterium genome contains:
- a CDS encoding c-type cytochrome — translated: MQKLFNMSMIIGGLIATSFVGVASAGGGDKPYIVKCSEGVCMVDASTYEGERRFEGTCGLCHGAQGVGGIRGPALTTENGRLQGMDEIVFETVVTNGLKGDFGIMPAFGKDPNIKPYIGDIWAYLQAVKDGKITGALEEMGQKKKKYGGWE
- a CDS encoding quinoprotein dehydrogenase-associated putative ABC transporter substrate-binding protein, with translation MLRAGITGNHGVTRLRIAAIVIFAVAASSCTPESEEEDGKTAAESGERASEPRQPSESRNQGASTSAAAQGQRSVKASGEQAASESERDVFRVCADPHNLPFSDRAERGFENKIADLMAGELDLPVEYYWVPQQMGFDRLSLKGWNEQEQRFQCDLVMGTTSLDVGTITTPYYASTYTLVYSRDGKLGDLDAAQDFIAKARADGTLRIGTFDVGPGAAWLQQNGLLTQLEPYQAQSGSRAVTPARIVKDVVDDKIDAALVWGPIGGFYAQQYKTANLEVLPLKSQGIRFEYGISMGMRYGEDEWMQTIERLIAENKDQMHKVLAGYNVPLVEIPKEDLVQEDDDD
- a CDS encoding DUF3280 domain-containing protein, with translation MIRNIRPSLTRQVCLLLLGAFLISPLAAHSREATVAVAAFDLLDTSLQGEMMPSSSKPDKKRLARTMQQLARQLDDSKFFTIVGTEAAARISAQLRQNQVYLHDCNGCEMRIGKTVKSDYVLVGWVQKVSNLILNLNVVLREVPSGKDVVGASVDMRGNTNEAWSRAATYLLENSFFPDYEKVRKSSDQ
- a CDS encoding TraB/GumN family protein codes for the protein MKLPSKNIAHGVALLCCLAPLDVLAESEACQPERTFVPSSNNAPDVNPRVIGMLWKVERRGTPASYLFGTIHLQITRLPPAVALALVKADRFVAETVMDDSAVAYYRRQMLSNPAPNLDSLFEQPFRKRLLDLLADYGVDRQTALRLKPWAAFNLLSRPIPTGAPTLDQMLETTARQRKIPVGGLETVTELVAALENIPLSHQREIVMDTVCNRSLIEKQAQALTHRYYNRDLSGMLNVSMRYETSNAAASRRFSERLLDDRSQRMLKRLGPYLEAGNAFIAIGALHLPGEEGLLQGLEAQGYRVTAVY